One Prodigiosinella aquatilis DNA window includes the following coding sequences:
- a CDS encoding ABC transporter ATP-binding protein — MSQLMYADAPSIVTLKPATAAARPAIVVRDANVIYPSTDQPVHALKDINLTVRQGEFVSFIGPSGCGKTTLLRTVADLEPITSGDLLVNDMTPSEARQAGAYGYVFQSPVLLPWRTILANVMLPLQIQGRPPGLCDAIAREQLARVGLTGFEKKYPWQLSGGMQQRVSIARALGFEPKILMMDEPFGALDELTRDNLNQQLQQLWYTEQRTIVFVTHSIAEAVYLSTKIVIMTPRPGRVVKIIDSPLPHERDLSLRDTPEFIRLAQEVRAALVEGHHEH, encoded by the coding sequence ATGAGTCAGTTAATGTATGCCGATGCACCCTCTATTGTGACGCTTAAACCTGCAACTGCGGCTGCCAGACCCGCGATCGTGGTGCGCGATGCCAATGTGATTTACCCGTCGACGGACCAACCGGTACATGCGTTAAAAGATATCAACCTGACCGTTCGGCAGGGAGAGTTCGTCTCTTTCATCGGCCCTTCCGGTTGCGGTAAAACCACGCTGCTGCGTACCGTCGCCGATCTGGAACCGATAACCTCTGGCGACCTGTTGGTCAACGATATGACGCCGTCTGAAGCGCGTCAGGCCGGTGCTTATGGGTATGTCTTTCAATCACCGGTGTTGCTGCCGTGGCGCACGATACTGGCCAATGTGATGCTGCCGTTGCAGATTCAGGGACGCCCGCCGGGCCTGTGTGACGCCATTGCTCGTGAACAACTGGCGCGTGTCGGGCTGACTGGTTTTGAGAAGAAATATCCATGGCAACTCTCGGGTGGGATGCAACAGCGGGTCTCTATTGCCCGTGCTCTGGGGTTTGAACCGAAAATCCTGATGATGGATGAGCCATTTGGCGCGCTGGATGAACTGACGCGGGATAACCTCAACCAGCAGTTGCAACAACTGTGGTACACCGAACAGCGCACTATTGTGTTTGTCACCCACTCGATTGCGGAAGCGGTCTACCTCTCCACCAAAATTGTCATCATGACCCCGCGCCCTGGTCGGGTTGTCAAAATTATTGATTCGCCGCTGCCACATGAGCGGGATCTGTCGCTGCGCGATACGCCGGAGTTTATCCGGCTGGCGCAAGAGGTGAGGGCGGCACTGGTCGAGGGGCATCATGAACACTAA